The nucleotide sequence TAAATAATATCACCGTCCACGTTCATTGAAGAAACCATCTAACAATTAACATCTGAAGTGTCAATAAGTTGTTCCCATATTGTGCTAAACTTCTCGAGCTGATTGGACCAATTCAGGATAAAACCAATGATCCTGGAATCAATTTTTTGAACTAGTGTAAGGGTTCACCAGAGGTTTTATTTTGTGCCAACTAAATTGCCCAGATCCATAAAGGATTGGGACCAACTTAAGGACACATACATGGTAACAAAGCAATATGATGATAAACTTAAGGACACATACATGGTAACAAAGCAATATGATGATAGCAGAAGAAAGGGTAAGAGAACGTTATTCGGACAGAGTAGAAGAATTTGATGTGGTAGACATTTCTTTTTTTGGTATGATAGATAATTATGGCTAAGGTTTGGTAAATTGTCGAAGAAGGCGTGAATGGAGCAGTAGCAGCAAAAGCAGTGGCAGCAGCTGTAGTAGAGGGCTGAAGCTCTGAACCAAGATAGATTTGAGCGACAACAGAGATATAACAACATACCTGCATCACTGTGATCACTAATATGATTACTGGATTACGGTCTTCTCTCTGCCCTTCAGAGCAAGATGGAAATGGAGATGATGGAGAGCCAAGGAATGGAGTTTTTGGGAGGATGATGGCCTACTGCAGCTTTTATCTTCCGAGTCACAGAGATGTCAGAGGAGAGAACATGTTATGAGATAATGTATGTCGTACGTGGGTGGCCAACCATATTGCCGAGATCTACAAAATTTGAACTCACGGGCAGGAATTTGGTTCCAAATGTAGCAGAATAGTTCGAAGTCGAATCGATAACACGTTGATCCATACGATTGTATCCAACCGGTAGTGTACAAGCACAACATCACACGGTTGGTGGACGGTTCGGAATCCCGTTTAAGGAAAGAAACACACGGTTAAGTCACGTATATACTACATGTGAGTGTACTCTGATGCGTGATGTTAAaggtcacaaatatatatatatatatatatatattttattgagGACAAAGATTTTCATTGCATTGGTTGAACAATGAGTTGATCGAACCATGCGAGACCGACACCGGTGAACAACGCGGTGAATACGAAGAGGAGGAGAACCTTCCGACTCGTTCGCCGGCCTTTTTATTGGTGCAGTTGTAAAGCCTGCGAGCGGTTCGCCATGTGCTCGCACTGTGAAGACACAGCTTCGTGGACTGTTACAAGTCCACGGCGGCTGTGCAGCAGCCTACAGCCTGTGGCTGATGCCTGCAAGTTGTCACGTCGTGTAATGGGCTACTGTTCGATCGAGGATCAACAATTCTAAGACGAGGCAAATCAATTTCCCATGCATTGACAATTGACACAGTGTGTATGCATGCAAGGAAAGAAGTGAATGGACACTGTTAGTGGCGCTCTACAAGGTCGAGTCTGCTCTCATGTGCAGCATTGACTTCATCGCATATAGTATGCAGAATCAACTCCAATCGCGTTCGTCGATTCACTGGCTATCAGTTCCACAATCTACGACAGTGCTCACATGCTTCGGTGATATATACAGGTTTTTAGTGTCATCACTGTATGTCATGGTTCTTTGCTTGGATTCATTGTCTTGTGCATTTTGTGCTGTAATGTCTAGAGGTTTCTGGTGTCATCATCATTGCAAGTTCTGCTTCTTTATGTGGATTCATTGTTCAGCTGCTACCTATCTCGATAGGCAGCTTTCTTCCTCAGTAATTATATATGGAGATGACTCTGGTGACACAACTGACCAAATAATCGTGAAATAGGAACAGAAATCTAATTTTGTTGGTGTTGTGTAGcattaaaagaacctcaaatatagAGAGAGATTGGTCGGAGAAGCATTAGACGGATGTGGCTTTCCAAGTGTTCATCTGAACAGTAGTTCTACTTGTGTGTTGGTGGAGATAAAGCAGAGGCCAACAAAAAAGTATCAGACAGACATCCAACTCGTTTGTCTTGTCTCTGCCCCTCTGTTCGACCGAACAACTGTGCTCATCTAATTTATGGTACAAGCAGTGACTCCATTGCTGCAGCTTGTTTCAgagaaagtgaaacaaagtggggAATCATCTGATAAAGAAGTCAAAGAACAGGCTGCATACTGTGCGCTGCCAATCTGGCTGGGTAAAAGGAGCTGTGACATGGTTAAAAGACATGCATGGTCTGAGAGCTCCGTGTATGGGACAGCGCAATGTGTGCAAGCTTTGGTTTTGTTGGACCCAAATTTGCTGGTGCTACAGAGGCCATGGTCTTCACCAACATTTATAATGAATATttgtcataaatatatatataattaaaaggtattcagggattttattttttggtaaTATCATCACATTATCGGATCTAGAATAATATAACCGGAGAATGAACATATTCACAATAAACGCAGCTTCTGAAATCAAAGACATGGCTTGAATGCTGCATAATGAGAAAGGAGACACAGAAGTAGGTTTTACTCATAAAAAGTCAACATTCTAATCCTGCATTTGCAGGAGAGTCCATGATTAGTCAATGGCCTTAGCATCATCCGAAATCCTATATGGTCATTGCAGCTTCTTGTATCACAAGGTGGAAATATTTCTCATCGAATCAATTTCTTATtccaatttgttttctttttcttttgattttgtttttataataTCCACAAAGGGTTATCTTGaattttactatagcttgctggaTATAAACTGGGAGTTGGTTGGATGAGAGGACTTATAATATAAACTAAATCATGATGGTTTCGTCAGTGAGATTAAAGAGGAAGAATTATGTTATGTTATTATATATGGTGTTAATGATCCATTTCTGCCTAAGCAAATGTATGTGAATCACCTAGATATGCTCTTCTAAAGGCTTTTTCTtaccatattagaaaattttaaatgatataatatatttttttatcaaaatattttaataattatataattaattatatcgaAGTCAAATGACTCGTCACGATATAATATTATACCTCACATACATCAGGTCATAATTAGATTATGTAGAATTTGTAATATCTCGACTCATCttagatataaaattaatataatttataaaaattaaatttatttatttattaatttaaattttaaattttaaatagtgATTTCAACTTAACAAAATTGACGATCCAATCAACTCAACCGAGATTAAATAGAGTTTATCTTTATTTAGAAATTGATTTTTATGACATGGAAACACAAAAATGACtataaaaaaatccaaataaggtgatttttcttttgttgttgttgttgacatgACGTGTTGTATAAAACAGTCTTTGTGTATGCTTTCCACCCTTCTTTGATACGTATCTGTGCTAGGAAAACCGGAAGGTCGTTGAGTTGTTCTCGCTCACTCACGATGCTCACTTTTACTTGTCCAATTATAAAGCAGGTAATTGAACACGTTGGCCGGAAAGAGTAAGAGAGTTTTGTCATGACACCTCGTCGGCCTAGGATTACTTATCCTCTCCTGAGGCGTATGCTAAATCCCTTCCTCGATTCATTCGATATTGGTGGGGCTTCGATCGGAGACCGGACTCGGAACGATCGGAGGTCGAATTTTAGGGCTTTTTGACCTTTTCCCCGGACCATCCAACTGAATCTTGAGTGGTTCTACGCGGGATTCATGGGTTTTCGACGTCTATTTGGGTTTTTGATCCAACCAAATCAATGAGTCCTTCGGATTGGAGCCCAGCGACGATTGATTCGTTCTGCGAACTAGGGCTTTTCTTGAGCCCTAATTGTTTAAGAGCTCGGAGCTCGTCATTGGGAGATCGATCCATCACTTTCTTATTTGTTCTGCAAGAGGGttgaagaagtacggactccatCTTCGATTTTCGCTggcgcagaagacctcgaagccagctcctcctcgccctccccctcctgccttcgctttcgacggcgacgacgacgaggatgatatcgagagggaaatctcacggcaggcgtccaagaacaagtctctccgGAAGGTTTTTTAAAATCGTTTCCTTATTCCAGGTATTAATGAGTAAATTAACTTACGGGttgattgattgatggtggaatttggtagatcgaggagcaacacaaaaaggcaatggaagaggatccctcggtcttcgactacgatggggtttacgacgagatgaaagggaagattgcgcgccccaaggttaaagatcgaacggagagaaaggtacttcacttttgcctacgtttggatgaaaacatgatccttttgattacgctgattATCCCATGGAATTGcgtttcggtcttatgtgagaccTCTTTATGCTCTTCTTttatggtcatttcgaatgatcaaattgaaagaagtAATCTTTTAGATaagactatggcggtgataattgggCTTCAAGAATATTtctcagaggaagaaaaccagtagatatgtacccaaagttgGATACTCTACAAAACGAACTCACCTTATTACTCTTTTTGAAATTGGTTTTCCCTCTTGTGTTCAGGGTGGGGCAGGTGTGACGGTGATTATTAATCGTATCTTCTCCATTCCTTTCTTGAAATAAACATGGGATACCTTttccagtttttttttctttttcaagttaGTCGATCTCTCATACAAAGAGTATTGAATTATATTTTGGTTGAAATTCATATCAATAAAAGGATACAAAGTAAAGCTTTGTGGACTTTGTATGTTTGCTTTGGCACAATAATTAACATTTTAATTTTCAATTGTGCTTTGTTCAAGTATGATgtgaattcaaaaatcctaatTCGGCAGTTCTTTTTCGGCGGCATCCTTTTTGTATTAAACCTAAATTGTGGGAGAGGATCGACCTTGTTTTTTGAGTGCTTAACGATTAAGAATGCAAGTTAAAAATTTTTTGTCTGTGTTTGATCTTGGTTGCAGTCAAAGTATATAGAAACACTTATGGAGAAAGCAAAACAACGTGAGGGGGAACATGAAATTGTATATGAGAGGAAGCTGCTGAAAGGGAGGAGCAAGGATGATCACCTTTTTGTGGATAAGGAAAAGTTTGTAATCGGTGCCTACAGGAAAAAGATAGCAGAACAAGAAAAATGGTTGGACGAAGAGAGGCTGCGCCAAATTCGTGAAGAAAGAGATGATGTAAGTGGctcatatctttctttttgctgctttgctttatttttcttgttgcatatgtaatgtgatttatgcaaccttttgtgcataaaaaacatccactgttcaacaaaatgtggtgtattcgacaattgattttgtttttctctGGTGGAAGAATAAAAGCTTAAAATCACTTCATTGTTGTAGAATAAGTTCATCAGCAATTGCCTTTTGTATGTTTATCTGGACTTTTTTGAGAAGCCAAAACTATGAGTTTGTCGGGGTCATGAAACATGGTAATACTTTTATTAGAACTTATCAATTTATTGTTTGAATGTGCTTCCAATTTGGAGTCATGTTGTACATACTTGTGTCATCTTCTTTTGTTAAATTTAAATCCTTTTGGTATTAACATCAGATAGAAATACTTTCGATAACTTTTATAGATTTATAGTGATGAAAGTTATTAAGTGTATATTTCGCCTTCGGGAGTATTGCATTTGTGAGCATAATTATTGAATTTATCTATTAGCTAATTGATGAATTGTAATATTAGCTATCAAGTATTAGATGCTATTTGGTGTTGGCCACATGGAATGAGACCTTGGTAAAAGTATTGCATCCAAGGTTCACATCTTAGTCATCTATTAATATAAACTTGGtggtaattttgattttttccataaaaattgaatttatcttattttggtttttgtattgattttaatttttctgtGACCTTATCCTATCATCATCTTTGTCCAATACTCCAACCATATTGTCCCAACCAATTATTGCATTATTATCCCCTTCTTGTTTACCAGTCTTGACCTTCATCTCGATTTTTAAAACCTTGATCAGATCAGAATTTGGACAGTTTTGGTTAGGGGTTTGATTCATACCCAGTTTAGTCAGATAGGCTATCAGATCACATCGTGTTAAGATATGTGACACTTGTAGTCTTATAAACTATAATCTTCCAATTATGAAGCACAGTGAGGTGTCTTGAGGGTTTGAGTGGATTTGACAATCTGGCTAACTTATGATCAGCATGGTTCATGTCTTTAACATCAGTTAGGGCAAGACTTAGGAGAGGACAAGACTTATGATGGTTCTCATGTTATTGTGAAACATGGAGCACCATAATTTTTTTACGCTTAGCCAGTAAGATTGGTCCTTCTGGTGACAATACGCATGTTTAATGTTCCGAAACttaatgtgaattttcttttatgttatcaACCATAGTGCAAGAAGATCCATTATGAGTGAAGGCTTCTAGTTATTGTATGTCGAATCCAATTCAAATGGCTGCTTTCAGCAATGATGCAATTCAAATTTGACTAGTATTTGAGTGATAAGTTGTTTTATGATGCAATTAAATGGGACTAGCAATTTCATTATTTCTCAGGAGTGATCACACTTCTCTTGGATGCTTTTACTTCTTTAGTTGGTTATCATGGTCATTAAATTTCATTATGAAgctgcattttcttttctttaatcagTTAATGTAATCGACATGACTGCTTCACGTAGGTAACCAAGAAGAGTGACTTGAGCGATTTTTACTTTGGGCTCGGTGAGAATGTAGCTTTTGGTGCTCAGTCAGAAGATACCACAAAACGGAAGGAAAAAAAGCCACCCAGAGGCACTTCAGCGGTACCTGAACATGGCCCTACTGAGAAGAATGGACAGACCGATTATACTCGGGATACAGAGAAAGATGATACCCAAGCCAAGACTTCTAGTAATACACAGAACAACTCTGAGCAAGCTTTAGAGTTAACAACATCAGGTGTTACTGTAAAAGATTACGATGATGGTGATAAATTGGCAGCTGTGGATCAATCAACTGAACGTTACACGAGAGGTGATGACGCATTGGCTTCAGCAAGAGAGCGTTTTTCTAACTCGAAAGAGAGCAAGACAGCAGTTGGAAAGCAATTGTTTCGTCTCTATTTAACACTTATATCTGGAGTTAAAATTTGTATCAGTCTGAGCAGCAGTAAGATGAACATAGAAATTCAATTCTGTGAAGAATTCTATCTGGAGAAGTATTGCTTGTCTGGGGAAGtggcagaattttttttttgtcactgcaGATTGTtgtccaataataaataatagaatttaGGCCTTCTCCGATGGCAAATAGAGAACAAAATCACTTCTAAACAAACAACAAATTTTGCAGGGAAATGATGAGCCACAGCTTCAACAATTTGAGaaataaaagagagagaggatTCTATTATTAgagaataaacaaacaaaagctTTAACTTTAGTTGGAGCCAAAAACAAAAGCTAAAGATGGAGGGGAAGAAATTATAATGTCACCTCAAAATGATTTCAGATGTTGTGGGGAGAAGCAACCGGAAAGATATCTCGTTCACATTCCAGCTTCATCCTTGGGGTGTCATTAGAACCAGAGAGAGCGTGCAATAATATATAGTCAGACTACAGGAAGGTTGTCATAATCCTATAGCGAAAATGCCATTAAGATTCCTCCAAAATCTAATCTTCCAACCACCTTTGGTCTCCCCCCACTCATCATTCACCACCGATAAAATCTTGGTTCCAGACAAATCTCAAAAAGACTATAGACCGGAGAGGAGAAAAGACGGTCAATATCCTAGATTATGACTTCTACGAATGATACGTCCGATAAGATACAAGGATACGTCCGATATGAtacaaggatccatttggcatcgttttaaatggtctatttaccgaatcagatccgattaggatattagtccatctggatccattaacaactcttatcgggtttaagaccgaatttgatccgcgtcacagaggctttaacaataacgggtgtatttctttaagattcgtgtcattgtgggatgcttcgtccttttaatcgttgtatgctattaaaatcctaaaaagagccgcttgtgtaattttctttttgtctcgtcaatcttcccttctcttctattaaaataatcaaataccaatatgttagatctgattgccacctaatgaatgatacgtctGATACgatactgctagtcataagtgcccaacaagccaatcacgtgagtgatggcacgtgtgacttgatacagaatctttttgcttattatattttggcgtatatcactttataactattgcataaatgcatatatattgtgatgtccttggatttgtgcaatgggaatcggatcgtgatgagatcacgataatgagatcgattcacctttaaacacatatcctaaataatcccggtcataggttactcgagagggacatcgtgataaccggatagactggtgtgctgtatacccgtccatatgatggatgcagctggtctcatagctgctcgtgtagggacactagggatacagtacaggtgctcattggagaatgagttcactaattgatccgcttacggaatgctggatggttgatgatgccttattgtcagacagcgattccatagtcctagtggtgtatctggtccttagacttgagacaccaaggatgtcctgtatgagtgctccactctttgataccagacttataggtttgactgttctcagatctagtacagctggtcattgggattggtagtcgaccttacgagggctattgagtgtcgacagaggatcatccactctcggcgtcatgagaggaatatcctatgtgttcttgctcagacaaatctctggccagggtcattcgggttgagagagaaagagttctccgggagaatccgattagagcgagactcgagtagaaaccgtatgggtctgacagcaccatgctcgatatacggtctctgggatattagatggatgagggactataggtacatggtaactgaggacagacaggtccaatggattggattcccctgtatcgtctggggactacggcgtagtggcctagtacttctgtagtcgatgagtcgagtgaattattacagagataataattcactcagtcagaaggagttctgacaggtatgactcacggccagctcgatattgggcctagagggtcacacacatatggtaggcattgcgatgagtagaggttcggatatgagatatccgacggagccctgtcttattggatgcagatccaatacccactagggaaaggacccattagggttttgacacgggatctctataaataggagggattcacagcctcataggctagagtctttgcttgcctttcctattctcctcttcctctccacctaagagtaggcctggagttttgaggagcgtcgtcgcaaccctgctgtgtggatcaccgctagagaggaggacgcttgacctccttcaccctctcctaaggatctgcaaggaaacagggatatacgatctccctaggtaacacaatctctatacgcagttttgtgtttttgcggattttgcgcaccaatcttcgcacgacgatgaacatccttttgggaatcggggatttttgttttcttgttcttccgctgcgcatatgatgtcgccccccaatgatttcccaacagtggtatcagagccaggttgttcgtgcgaatgattggttttgaactgcgtgtattgtgtttaggaagaatattgacgtcaaaatcgttgacgcaaaagcgaggaagggcagcaacagttgctgccctcgatctgcatgcctgcagccacctgcagcggcagccgcagtcgcagccaggcagcacagcgccggcgcatgcgcaagcgctgtgcctgcagcagccggccggcggcctgcttgcggccggcttgcggccggcggggctggcagcgcgggctgaggcaccgcagggcagcgccgcgggcagaggcgccgcggggcagcagcgcgggctgaggcaccgcagggcagcggcgcctgtggccgctgctcccacgggcaaaaaccccgcaggggcggccgccagcgaggcagcaccgcctgcgggcgctgcctcgccggcagaactgcccgcggaggcggcgacgcccgcaggcgagggcagcgccccgcccctcgccgcacaggccgccgccggcagggtggcggcggcggcagcagcgaaaaggggaaagggcattagggttttctgggaaaaagacagttttgcccctcggaatttgagaaattccagtttctgtcttttgtccaaattacgaaaatacccttaggaattgagaaattccctacatgtccctgatttcagaaaaatattaattaattaaaaggtttagttgattattatttttattattatctagtagtcctacatgatgatgattatttatacatgtgatgtatgatgtggggacggatgatcatggaccgtgtgatgtgtgtacttgtgattattattattgaggtctgcgaacctccattatatttctcgtttattgtcgggcctgcgtgcctatgattaagttgtaatcacatgaggaggcgcagcgggagcgtggatgcgacagcgggacccacgagacggacgatcgtgatgcatggagatgcatcaagatgtcgacgaaaccgacgaggacgagatggacgatcacagggcatggagatgcaccgttgcacacatagatcttgatgtgagtgattaggcctactggctcgggcctaatcatattaggttgtggtccatgatcatctgatgtgattgcttatacacatactagatatgtatatatatttgcatgcgatgtagatatatattaaatatgtatatgtgtgacatgtcatattaggagaccaaattatagaaacatctctcgataatattaagtcggtaaacgtgaggcaattagattgacccacgtggccttccatcgttatgagtaggaaccgattcccggtgtaggttgagttggtcgagtccctcgagactcacctatatcgcgattcgctatcttgcttacgacatagagatgtcaccggtgacctgagggcatgatatgcttggtcgagtccctcgagggtatatcatcaaatcagactcatcttgtaacgaaggtgttgacttaaccgagcatcatggttggtcgagtccctcgaggccatggtgattcggaggccgaacaggacgggaatcacaaggagttgtgatcggcaagagttgtctaccttttaggcttagtgtgattggtcgagtccctcgaggttacactaagacgctgattggatcctgatccccactagaagtctgccggagacttccgtttcacgtgctgagggtgtcgcgtgactcgttagtaaaatagtgggagcatattaagatagaagtccatatcttgatagtttatttcttgcaaaatctgcatgttattcattttttgctacatctttattttcagaaaatgtcgttttcaaatcccttacgtggcatacttgatgtcaaccgcctcactggtccaaattatacggattggctccgtaacttgagaattgttctcacagcggagaaaatcgtgtacgtccttgatacagtgatgcctacgcccgaagaaggggcaagcgaggatgagatcgctcgctacgtgaagtacattgatgactccactcttgctcagtgctatatgttgggctctatgactccagagttacagagacaacatgaaaagatggatgccagatccattctcctacatgtccgtaaattgtttgaggaacagggaaggactcaacgatatgagatatccaagagccttttccgcgctaggatgactgaggggacaccggttcagaaccatgtcctaaagatgattgagtggatagagaaactcacaggtctatgaatggtcctagaggataacttgtgtgtggacattgtgcttcagtccctaccagattccttttcacagttcataatgaattttaatatgaacaagcttgaggtgactctcccagagctcctcaatatgttgagggaggcagagagtactattaagaaagagaagccagttctctacactggtgagaccagaaagaaaaggaaagcagaaaggtcccttaagaagggaaagggcaagggcaaacaaggtaaagcaaaggttgctaagaaagacccaacaaaggacaaaggccagtgcttccactgtggtaaagatgggcactggaagagaaactgcaaagagtaccttgcagaaagggcgaaacaaaagcttgatgaagcttcaggtacattcacgatcagtctccatttgtcagactcttatgataacacatgggtattagatatcggtagtgcttatcatatatgcaattcgttgcaggttctggcaaggcctaggagactagagagagacgagatggacctaaagatgggtaatggagcaaaagttgctgtattagctgttggcgaggtcgctctacatctgcctagtggagcttttattgcattagatgcatgttattttgttccttctattatcaaaaacattatttccatttcatgtttaacagttagtggatataaatttgtttttgagaacaatggttgttcgatattattagatgataagatcatcacgaaaggaacattgcataatggtttatttatgttagacaccactccacatatcatgaatgtaaatgtgtccaaaaggaaacgagatgagttgaatagtgcatacctgtggcattgtaggctaggtcacatccatgaaagaaggattcaaaagttgctaaatgatggatatctagatccattcgactatgtgtcatatgcaacttgtgagccttgcattcgtggaaaactgaccaactctccat is from Musa acuminata AAA Group cultivar baxijiao chromosome BXJ3-8, Cavendish_Baxijiao_AAA, whole genome shotgun sequence and encodes:
- the LOC135644281 gene encoding uncharacterized protein LOC135644281; this encodes FKSSELVIGRSIHHFLICSARGLKKYGLHLRFSLAQKTSKPAPPRPPPPAFAFDGDDDEDDIEREISRQASKNKSLRKIEEQHKKAMEEDPSVFDYDGVYDEMKGKIARPKVKDRTERKSKYIETLMEKAKQREGEHEIVYERKLLKGRSKDDHLFVDKEKFVIGAYRKKIAEQEKWLDEERLRQIREERDDVTKKSDLSDFYFGLGENVAFGAQSEDTTKRKEKKPPRGTSAVPEHGPTEKNGQTDYTRDTEKDDTQAKTSSNTQNNSEQALELTTSGVTVKDYDDGDKLAAVDQSTERYTREYNPHKGARSWSLGPRIGVRKGRKKSR